A region of the Primulina eburnea isolate SZY01 chromosome 7, ASM2296580v1, whole genome shotgun sequence genome:
TTAGTACaatgttgttgttgttattattattattattaacttGTAAACTCATAACTAGGGATGACAACGAGACGGAGATGAGTTTGTTGTCTCTTTTTTCGTCTTTAAATTTCATCCTCGCTCTGATATTCACTTTTCAGGTTATTTCGAGGACGGGTTTGTCATCTCTATTCTCGTTCTCCGCTTTGATCTTTGCTTTTTCAGGTTTGTGGATTCCTTGAAACCGAATCCGTAGAATCAAATTCTCACTCCCACCCCATCtctgtttcaaaaatattatcaaaGGGAGGTGAGAGTGGGTCGATGAATCCTCGaacttattattatattatttttattaatgataatattaacatgaatataaatattaataatattattattattaatatcaagattatttaataatattattatcgtaattttttaaaaaatattattattatattattattaatattaacaaTAATAATACTATTTTTGGAATGAGTTTGGGAATGAAAATAGTATCTTTATACAGGTCTTGAATTATTTcagagatttaaaaaaaaatccttgAACCCTAACCCGAAAAAATGGGGATCTCCATCcacatttctatttttttttcccaTAGGATCCCAAACTCGTGATAAAATTGTCATCTCTACACATAGCCAATATCTACAGGTGTGCACTGAATAAACCCTCGGACTGAATACAGTAGCTTGAAAAAAAGTCAACCAGATAAACCAGATTAGACAAGCTATGTGTGACATGGTCAACCAAGAAGGTGTAAATATGAAATAAAAACATGTGATCAATTACTCATACGTACACTTACTCCACCAACTTAAACATCTTCTCATGGGCTTCAATCAATTATCATTGCTTGTGCCTACTACTTATCATATATACATCACCTATGTGATATACTTacaatttttgtattttttgctattttttattttatataattaatctATATAAATCGTGGATGATGTTGAAGTAAGAGggacaaaaataataatttaagaaTATATTGTAAGATTTTGTAAGGCAAATGAATAAATACAATAAATACGTAACTCTAGGTTATTTCAAGCAGTTTTCTACTTTTCAGTGCAGTAAATGAATAGAAATAATCTAgtaaaaaaattttattcttGAATTTGGAAATAGATACCGagagaaaaaaaatagaaaccTTATTACAAAATTAAAAGCATTTTAAAGATGTATGTTTTTAAGAATGAGACATAATGCTCAATGCGGTTTATCTGGTTAGCATGATTTGTAGACTATTGTATTAGTTCATGGGTTTACCCAGTGCCCACTGAGAAGTAGCGGCCGCTGATTCAATCGCCACAAAAAAATAACGAGACACATTTACATGAGGTTTTatgtttgattttaaaaatacaagGTTTTTGAaagaatacatatatattcgGACTTTTAACAGAAACAGACCGATTGTGTTTAGGGACATACGGAATTACGATGACCAACACCCTGAATTAGTAGAATGGCTGAATAGTGAAGAAAGAAAGTGGGCTTGGGCTTTGAAAGTAACACTTAACGAAGACCCATTTTTATTGGGCCTCTTACCGATATTATTGTTAATTTATTTAGCAATTCTTATATTCTCCATATTATTAAGagatttgaaatattttctcGGGTTAGTTTGTCGATTGTCGTTGAATCTTGTCTAATATGATTTACTTGACTATCATGATTTACACGTTTTTATGTTAATTCATTGTCTAATTCTTACGTATCAATGGGTAGCAAGGGGCTGTAATTTCTACATTATTAAAATTAGATAAGAGATTCGATATTACTTAATGTTGGTCTCTAAATTTATCAATTCTTTTTTACTGAAACACTCTTCTTGTTATTATAGagaaataaaaacatataaattaattatacCTCGTACAAAAAATGTATGATGCTTGAAATCATAATTATTAATCAATATATAATGTATGAATCATTTGCTAAGatcaataataatatttaaagtgTTGGGGTggagtttaaaatatttgaaatataatttgtGATGCTTGAaatcataattattaattaaaattgtCACGTCTCGAGCCCGGGTCTGTGCCTGCATGACAGCACAATGTGCCTCTATAACAATTACTTTTTATCCGTCCTCgtttttacgaaaatgattaaccaaaTTGCTATATAAGTTcattgtaaatttattataaatatttaatttttaaaagacgTGGAACAAGagatattataaaaatataatgtaTGAATCATTTGCTAAGatcaataataatatttaaagtgCTCGGAGAGataaagtttaaaatatttgaataatatgaatatcatttattgtaatttttgataaaataaaaaaaaaacatcgaATTCGGAAAGTAAATTCCCTGTCACACCATGATTAATGGTGATTGCGATCGCTGGGAAATGATACGTGGCTCTTGCATAATCATAAGAGTCATTTAACTaagggcaaaaatttgtgtgagacggtctcacgggtcttatttgtgagatggatctcttatttaggtcacacatacaaaagtatcactttttatgctaagagtagagacggtctcacatgagactcactcttaacTAAATCGATGTCAGTTGCATCTGATTTTCTAAGAAAGGACAGATGATTATACCTACGTATGATCGAcataaaatgatttaattaacTTGTACAATGTCGGTACATTCCTCAAATATTTAACAAATGATCCTTAAGTTGGCTTAAAACATTAGATTGCAGTTTCAGTATTATTACTGAATCTGACCTTCTTTGATCATTGAAGTTTTGAATAGTTCGAATCGTATTTTTCTAGTTTATGTTTAGTTGTAAAAGATTGTAAATCCTTGTTAAGGAATTTTCTTCGTatcattttgtttttttttagattAACGATCAAACTGTCTGTGTTCTTGCTAGAAAAACTGCTATATCTCTGATCTAAAAAGAAGGACCTCACCATCCCATTTTTTAATTTCGTTAGTAATTGTGTCGGATTTGATTTACTATTATATatcccatttttttttattttataaaaaatgcCTCCGTAGAGAGAtgtatttgattaaaaaaaaaaagatatgatTGCTAATCAATTCACACTCAATCTACTCACGTAACTccacataatttaattaaactaCATAAAATATCTATTTCTATCAAATTTTTGTTTACTATTCCATTTGACTATTCATAAAACAGATTTAATAACCATAGTACATATTAACTTATTTAGTGACTAGTCGTTGCAATTAAAAAACATGCACTAGTTTAGTTAAACATAAAACAATAATTCTATATTCATAAAATACtctaatattaaaatatatggtGGTTTTCCTACTAAgaagtattttattttatccaTAACATATTTTAAGTTGGGTTGTATATGTGAGCATTTGATCAAAGTCAGAAGTtagattttttataatattttcggACGAGACTATCACATAAGATTTGCATCAGTGTGATTCACATTAACAAATGTGCTTGTATACTATCATTTAGTCTGGAAGTTTACCAAATACAATAAAATGCTAGCGGCTTGTGGTCCTAcgccataatttttttttaaaaacattcctagtaaagtaaaaaaaaatgttgaaaTTCATATACTGTACgaaatcattcaaaaacatcATTTTGTTGTGAAAAAAGTACAAACATTATACTTTTAAAATGATAATAGCATATTTTCTTGTAAAGAATATGATTTTTAGTAGTCTTCTCGCAGTTATTAAATACTAAAATACGTGGCACAATATTTATATGTATGAAAATCAAAtataaggaaaaaaaataattttgacaCAAATAATTTGAGAATGCAAAATAATTTGGAGGACATTTATGGATGTTCCATATTGTTGTGTCATGCTTGgtaaaattacatttttatcGTAAATTATTTTATAACGATAGAATCTGCTAGCGCTATCTTTCGATTCACACGCAGATAAACACCGGCTAATGCATCTTTTATCCTAGTATGTTTGGCTTTTATAAACATGTGCACGCGTGTACATTtgtttttttcttcaaaatcttGACATTTCAACAAAGACAAACAAACCATCGATGTGGGCGTTTAATTGTCAGATGCTAAATCGAGGATATATACAAACCATGAGGTATGTATAAATATctatattttcaattttaatctaatatatatatatatattcatcaaAATCTTGACAAATTCAAAATTAATCTCTGAAAATTCAAGCATTGATTAATGAAAAACTTTAGAAAAGTACaaggaattgaatgaaaaaatttaaagttttttaatataaaaaaacgcTTAAATTAATTTCAACActaaaatttatgtgagacggttttacgaatcaattttgtgagaaaatattttatttggatcacatgtgaaaatatattattctttatgctaaaagtattagtTTTTATTCTAAAAATGAGAATGATTAACTCGTTTCACAAATAAAAAATCCGTGAGACCGCATTATAAAATTTGCTAAACGACATCAATTTACTAAAAAAAATGTAATGAAACATATTGCATCATGAAACTTAACAAACgaatgttatttttttttaaaaaaataaatatgaaaagaaaaaaaactttTTGAAATTTTCAGGGCGGATGGAGCTCCTGAACAATTTTTGTCAAACTCTATCTTAAAAAAATATCTAAACCGTAAAAGTGACGTAAAATTAAGTAATCATATTTGACCCCTTATGTGAACGAAATGTACATCAACGTGGattgaaaaattcaaaaaaaaagttGTATTTATTTCGAAagcaattttcttttttttttgaaaaaacaaaAGATTCTTAGTAACAAATAGTAAGATAAACAATTAAGAATTCGTTtcttggaaaaaaaaaacagttaATTTATATATAGTGTTCATGCTTTGATAAAGAGTTGAGTTGGATTTGCTGTTTCCAAATCCAAGTTCAAAAGTTGATGCAATAATATTCTCTGCTTTCTCTTCCACCTTTTACATTCGATTCTCGAGCTCTTCTCTTTTTTTCTTGCCACCCAACTGTACTACTATTACATGGCGGCGCCGCCATTTCATCAGCGGTGTGCGCCACCGATACAGGCATTACTGTTCTTGTTGTCTGCTGTAGCATTTGGGCTCACCGTTCGAGCTCAGAACGGCACTAATGCCACCGTCGATCCTCTTGAAGGTGAGCATCGATCATTCTTTATGTATTTTTGGCTAAGTTTGATTATTTGAGCTTAACTTGTGATTTTGGTCGaatatttttcttgttttgggATCCCAAGTGTATGAATGTCTCAGACATCATCTGTCGGCTTTAAGATTTCTTGAAATCATGGCTCCGGCACTGAAATTTTGATGATCATTCCATTCCCATCAATCCTCTGggggattaatttttttttacctcTGGTATCTAAATTATTTagatcaaatattttctcataattaACAAAGACAtgacatgaaaatgtttatcaaAGCATTTGCATTCAAATCtttgaattaaaatataaaattaaaaatatatatttgaacAGATGATTCAAGGGAGAGTTCTGTGGGAGCATACAACCGATCTGAGTTCAAATAACACATTTTCTGTAATGATGGCTTCATCTTTATATTCATTTTGACTAGCTTGTCTATTAACAAATATAGTAAAGTAGCTTTCGAATCATGTCAACTTGTTTGTATTTCCCTTTTCTATTTTGTTTGCTGGTGGAAGAAGCCTGTCGTTGACATTGTTCTCATCGAGGTTATATCTAGGGTGGTGTTCGAAAAACGAACCAAATCAGACCAAACTGCTCGATTTTCACAATTgggtgattttttaaaaaactaaattttattCAATGTTAGAGTATTTAGAAAAAAACAATCGTAACCAAATCGAACCAAGCTTAGAAGTAAAATTATGTTATATGATTTTAAACAATTTTGCAATCAAATAAAATACATTCAAATATTCTGTAATAAATGTGGTTTATACAGCCCCAACTCGTTCAATTTTTTGTTATCATTATGGTAATTATGTTAACTTagaaattttcttaaaaacacATACATTAGTTTGATGGTCAAAAGGTTAATGATGGTGgttttttgtttttgagatAAGTTAATTGATTTTGAAGATTTATATTTCGATACTAATCTTGTATTGTTACCAATCATATTGTCCCATGTTTTGGTCTTTGTGTAtgtattgatatttttttatgtaaccagattaaacaatttaatttatGCTTggaaataatgaaaatattcaATCTTGAAAAAATTCGAAGTCTAAACCAAACACTcaaaccaaaccaaaccaaaaagtggattagtttttttttttccaagaaTCAAGGTCAGAGATCAAACATTGATACCAGAGAGCACTAAGTTTGTTAAAAAAACCATCTAGTTGAAATATGTAATGGGAATCCGGTGGGAAGAATTTGTTTCATCCATCTTTGTCAGGAGAATCACGGCTGATGGTCTCACTATGACAAAATTGTTTAAGTTTTTCGGAGAAGTGAAGAGTTATCATAGATATTCCGAGTTCTACTATGTTTGTATACATAATTATCCCATGCTGATGAACTTTGACTTATTGTTGATAGGAATTAGCTGGGAAATTTTCGTAACCAACGAGccattaatttttgaaaaaaataatctGCTTGGTCATTTTGTTTCAATGACCTTATTAAGAACAAATGTTTTacaatgaaatgaaatgaaatgaaatgatcTCATCTAATTTGTGCAGCAATAGCTATAAACTCTATGTTCCAGAGATGGAAACTTTCGGCTTCAAATCAGTGGAACATTAGTGGCCAGTTATGTAGCGGAGTTGCCATTGACGCAACTGAAATAGTGAACTTTAATCCGGGTATCAAATGTACTTGTTCCTTTGACAATGGTGCTACTTGCCATGTTACTGCTCTGTAAGTGAAATCGTTAAGATTATTTAATAGTACATGAAAATTCAATCGTGACGGCACCTTTTTCGTGTTTATTTAGTTGAGTTCGATAGATATGTATCTTCAATATTCGAAGTGCAAAAACTGATTGActaaatgatattatttattgATCGAACAGGAGAGTTTATGCATTGGATGTTGCTGGTCCTATTCCTGATGAGATCCGGAATCTGACTTATCTCACAGATCTGTATGGCTAATTCCTGAATTTATTTGTGAAAATTAACTATGTCACTTTCTTTTTGGTCCATAAGAACTACATCTCATTTTGTTTCTGTTTTATGCTGATTCTAAAACGggtatttttctcattttttgcAGAAATTTGGGTCAAAACTATTTAACAGGTCCCATTCCTGCAACCATCGTTTCTCTCACTCGCATGCAGTACTTGTGAGCAACCTTTACATGCTTTACATCTTGTTTGTCAACTGCCAGTTTTTAATTGGAAAATTTTTAGAAGTTTTAATTTAATGTTATTAGGAATCTTGGCATAAATGCATTGTCAGGGGAGCTTCCAAAGGAACTCGGTCTACTGTCTGACCTAAGATCAATGTAAGGCCTCTTTAGTGGCTTTCAATGTTTGAGCCATGAAGTAGTTTCCTTGTGTTTATGTAGCAATTTGAGAATCGTATTTGATATGTTTGACGAGCTCATTGCTATTTAGTTTTAGAAAAGATTTCCTGTCTATTTAAAGAGCTGAAGATTCTAATCTAAATAAGAGTTATTAACACGAGGTTTAGCCCTATGGTCTTGTGTCAGTAGATGCAGCAGTTAATGATCGAAGCACATAAATCATGTTTGTATTGCATTCTTTGAACACTATATTTCTTACACTTtaaaaatttatcaatcaatataacGGGAAAACTTATTCTCTTAAAGAATTGGAAAATCCTAACTTACTCTTTATTCATGTATACGGGGTTAATTTTTTATGTTCAACTTGCAGAGCCTTTGGCACAAACAACTTCTCTGGTCCTTTACCACCTGAACTTGGGAACTTATCAAGATTAACACAGATGTATGTTCTGACACATTCCCTATTTTCTGAATTGTATTGTTTTAGATTTGTTGTAATGGTAGTTAGCTAAATCGACGATATTAGTGATGATTGACTACTTTCAGAAtgtttcttttgtttcctttacgctcattgcatgaattaatatTGCATTGACTTAAGTTGCTAGACTCTCATGGAATAGAGGGACAGGGGCGGACCTAGGATTTCATGCTTGGGTGGCAGCTGCGTCTCTTTCGGCTTCTGATTCGGATTTCTATTTGGGTCGGAATCTTGATAGGTCGATACAGCCTGGGGATATTTCCAGTTTACAAAAAATAAGCATAAAATATGGAATTTTTATCTGTTTCAAGGGTGCGAACAAAAGAACCTCCCCCCCAGCCCTCTCCTCATTGAGTTCCAACCATGTAGAGACAGTGCTGGAGGATACTTTCAAATGAAACATAAAGGATTGCATTTAGCTGAGTGCTAACAACACCTTCTCTTTGTATCTTATTTGAAGCCTAAATATCTTTGCGTGGCAACCAAAAAATATCATGGTCAACTTTATTCTTATTTCTTTGTTTTTCCGTCTTGCCAGGTACTTTGATAGTGCCGGTGTTAGTGGTCCAATACCCCCATCATTCGCTAATCTGACGAGCTTGGAGAGAGTGTAAGAGCACTAATTCATGATCCATCACCTTTTTCATCATTGATCTGAATGCACAGAATCTATATTTTATCCAACTCTCTAAGATCACACTTGCTCAAAATGAATGTTGGGATTTCAGGTGGGCATCAGATAATGACCTTACCGGCCAGATACCGGACTTCGTTGGAAATTGGACAAAACTCCTGGTTCTGTGAGAAAATTTGGACTTGTCCTCTTGCTTGATAATTTAACCTTTTTCCCTCTTGGTAATTTCAACAGCTAATAAATTTGCGACCATTTTATAATTTGTTACTTGCTCTTTTTGCAAAATTCTACAGGAGGTTTCAGGGGAATTCATTTCAAGGTTCAATACCATCATCCTTTTCCAATTTAAGTTCTTTGAATGACTTGTGAGTCAAGCCAATTGTTTTCCCTATATTTTAGAATATTTCCCTTCTTGTTAAGTAGAAGTTaatctatctgttcgaatatgaTATTCAGGAGAATAAGTGATATATCTAATGGGAGTTCTTCTTTGGATTTCCTACGAAATATGCGCACTCTAGCTACTTTGTAAGAAAACAAAGTCATAATTTCGAACAAATTTGGGACCTGGTGTGTTATTGACTTTGATTCGTCGGTGGCAAGTTCTAAACATTAATGCTTGTTGCACAGAGTTTTGCGGAACAATAATGTTTCTGGTTCTATACCTTCGTTCTTTGGGCAGTTCAACAGTTTGCAACTCCTGTAAGTATCCCTGTTCTTGGATGATTTTCAAAAGGATTTCAAGACTGCGAACAATTTGGCTGAATTCGTCACTCCAGCCGAACATATTTCCTCAGAGCAGCACATCTATATTGTAGAAGGGGTTACCCTGATACACAACTATATAATTTTTGTATTATGTTATATGCTTTGTGTTTGAATTATGATCAAAACCTTCAAATTTTTTCGTCCTTTCCatgattcttttttttttctcctaaaaaaaatatttcagggACTTGAGCTTCAACAACTTGACAGGAGGACTACCAGAATTTCTTTTCAATATTGGAGGAATTACTAGCTTGTAAGATAGTTACTTATGATCGAGAGCTCAGCTATCAACTCTTcctacccaaataaaatataataaacaaaATAAGAAACTTACAGTGGCCTTCTTCAATCCTCAGGTTTCTGGGTTCTAACAAGTTCACTGGAGTGCTGCCAGCCCAAAAGATTTCGAAACTTCAAAATATGTTAGTTCatttatagattttaatatCTTAGAAAAAATTGTCTTCCTTGGAGTCGTTTCGACATCACTGATTCTAGTCCCTACATTAAGCGGCAATCAAGATGCAATTGTTATATCATACTCATTATAAGCGGGTGAATAGTTCTGAACAAACAGTGAGACTATGCTATGTGGTCCAGTAATATCTAAACCTTGTGCTATAGTACaacttatctatgctattgatgcACACCTTACAACCTTTTGTGCTTGCTTTCAGAGATCTATCATACAATGAGTTGTCTGGGAGCTTTCCTTCTTGGGTCAGCCAGCAAAATCTGCAGATGTATGATCGGCCAAATCCAAAATACGCAAATTCtactttctttctttctttccaattttttttaaatccttTTTGCTTTTTGTCTTCTAATTTTTCTGTGTCTGGCATTGACATAGATATCTTTTTCTGTCGTAGTAATTTAGTTGGTAACAACTTCACAATTGGTGGTTCCAACCAAAGGTGAATAGTTTAAAATATTGCTTCTGGTGATATTTTCCCTTCGTTTTATTGAATCTGTTGTGTGTCTTTTTGCTCATGCTGGAAATTATTAATCACTCTTCTGCTTTTTAGTGTTTTGCCTTCTGGATTGGATTGTCTTCAGAGGAATTTTCCTTGCAGAAGAGGATCACCTGTTTGTAAGTGGCATATTTATTGTTCAATCTACATAAAGGTTGTGGATTCCAAAAGATTCAAAGTGTTCATCGATGAATCGATTTTCCTTGGCGAATACAATAATATTTATAGCATCAGTAGAACTTTGTGTGGGATGGAAGAGACTTGGTCTCAATTTGAGATATGCTATACTTATTTGCTTATATAAGGTTAATATGAGAGCGTCCTGCAACCTACTTCTGATGTAGAGTGGAGATTAACCAAGAAAATCCAAAAATGATAGAAATGAATAGTCTCATTCTCCAAATTCATAGTTTAAGTATTTCACAATATAATTCTTAAACGTGGAAATATACTTTTTCCTAGACTGCTATTTATCAAGTGCATAGTTCTTTGATTGCTTTGTAACTAATAGGAAGATGTGTTTTGTCTGCCACTTGCAAAAGTTGTGATGAATCTCCGAGTTTAATGCAAATTTTAAGAAGTTGCACTGGCAAATAAATGGATTCGTTTCTTGTGGTGGTTTGTAGATTCCAGATTTGCTGTTAACTGTGGAGGTACACAGATTCGTTCTTTCGACCAGACTGTGTACGAAATGGATAATGAGACTCTTGGTCCAGCAACATATTATATGACCAGCACAGGCAGATGGGCAGTTAGCAATGCTGGCCTGCCTTCTGATAATCCACAATATCGAACCTCCTCATTGTACCAGTTTACAAATACTATGGACTCGGAATTGTTCCAAACTGCTCGACTTTCTGCTGGATCGTTAAGATACTATGGCTTAGGCCTAGAGAATGGTAACTACACCGTGAAACTCCAGTTTGCAGAGATAGTTATCTTTGGAAATATGACTTGGAAGAGTCTTGGACGACGTGTTTTTGATATATACATCCAGGTATTATAGAActaaaaaagtacctgctaAAGAATCTTATTCTTTCCGCGCTTTTAATGAACAAAGTTATAAGTCACCCACTGTAATGATCTAAAAAAAAGGAGAATAAATGGATGAGCATTTTTCTTAGTTGTTTTTGTTCTCCAGGGGAATCTAGAGTGGAAAGACTTTGACATACAAAAAGAGGTTGGCTCTTTAAGAGCTTTTGCAAAGGACTTCAAAGTCCAAGTGTCGGAAAACTATATTGAAATCCATCTGTTTTGGGCTGGAAA
Encoded here:
- the LOC140836862 gene encoding probable LRR receptor-like serine/threonine-protein kinase At1g56130 isoform X1, which codes for MAAPPFHQRCAPPIQALLFLLSAVAFGLTVRAQNGTNATVDPLEAIAINSMFQRWKLSASNQWNISGQLCSGVAIDATEIVNFNPGIKCTCSFDNGATCHVTALRVYALDVAGPIPDEIRNLTYLTDLNLGQNYLTGPIPATIVSLTRMQYLNLGINALSGELPKELGLLSDLRSIAFGTNNFSGPLPPELGNLSRLTQMYFDSAGVSGPIPPSFANLTSLERVWASDNDLTGQIPDFVGNWTKLLVLRFQGNSFQGSIPSSFSNLSSLNDLRISDISNGSSSLDFLRNMRTLATLVLRNNNVSGSIPSFFGQFNSLQLLDLSFNNLTGGLPEFLFNIGGITSLFLGSNKFTGVLPAQKISKLQNIDLSYNELSGSFPSWVSQQNLQINLVGNNFTIGGSNQSVLPSGLDCLQRNFPCRRGSPVYSRFAVNCGGTQIRSFDQTVYEMDNETLGPATYYMTSTGRWAVSNAGLPSDNPQYRTSSLYQFTNTMDSELFQTARLSAGSLRYYGLGLENGNYTVKLQFAEIVIFGNMTWKSLGRRVFDIYIQGNLEWKDFDIQKEVGSLRAFAKDFKVQVSENYIEIHLFWAGKGTCCVPSQGTYGPLIQAISATSDFIPSVTNNPPGQKKDRTGLIAGISVAVGAASLFSILAISYFFWRRKMQKNFEDEELLGIDTRPYTFSYGELKTATDDFNPVNKLGEGGFGPVFKGTLVDGRVVAVKQLSVASHQGKSQFVAEIATISAVQHRNLVKLFGCCIEGKKRLLVYEYLENKSLDQVLFGIGSKSLYLDWPTRYDICLGVARGLTYLHEESRLRIVHRDVKASNILLDSDLTPKISDFGLAKLFDDKKTHISTRIAGTIGYLAPEYAMRGHLTEKADIFSFGIVALEIVSGRPNSDSSLEKDKIYLLEWAWSLHESNKEIELVDPSLSMFNPDEVRTIIGVALLCTQASPSLRPSMSRVVAMLSGDVEVASVSTRPSYLTDWKFNDETTFVSDMENSRFNSANSITMVPSSSNYSPTDPTKPILHGVIGEGR
- the LOC140836862 gene encoding probable LRR receptor-like serine/threonine-protein kinase At1g56130 isoform X2, which codes for MAAPPFHQRCAPPIQALLFLLSAVAFGLTVRAQNGTNATVDPLEAIAINSMFQRWKLSASNQWNISGQLCSGVAIDATEIVNFNPGIKCTCSFDNGATCHVTALRVYALDVAGPIPDEIRNLTYLTDLNLGQNYLTGPIPATIVSLTRMQYLNLGINALSGELPKELGLLSDLRSIAFGTNNFSGPLPPELGNLSRLTQMYFDSAGVSGPIPPSFANLTSLERVWASDNDLTGQIPDFVGNWTKLLVLRFQGNSFQGSIPSSFSNLSSLNDLRISDISNGSSSLDFLRNMRTLATLVLRNNNVSGSIPSFFGQFNSLQLLDLSFNNLTGGLPEFLFNIGGITSLFLGSNKFTGVLPAQKISKLQNIDLSYNELSGSFPSWVSQQNLQINLVGNNFTIGGSNQSVLPSGLDCLQRNFPCRRGSPVYSRFAVNCGGTQIRSFDQTVYEMDNETLGPATYYMTSTGRWAVSNAGLPSDNPQYRTSSLYQFTNTMDSELFQTARLSAGSLRYYGLGLENGNYTVKLQFAEIVIFGNMTWKSLGRRVFDIYIQGNLEWKDFDIQKEVGSLRAFAKDFKVQVSENYIEIHLFWAGKGTCCVPSQGTYGPLIQAISATSDFIPSVTNNPPGQKKDRTGLIAGISVAVGAASLFSILAISYFFWRRKMQKNFEDEELLGIDTRPYTFSYGELKTATDDFNPVNKLGEGGFGPVFKGTLVDGRVVAVKQLSVASHQGKSQFVAEIATISAVQHRNLVKLFGCCIEGKKRLLVYEYLENKSLDQVLFGIGITGCLKGVKVYILIGQHAMTYAWEWPGV